In Vigna unguiculata cultivar IT97K-499-35 chromosome 3, ASM411807v1, whole genome shotgun sequence, a single genomic region encodes these proteins:
- the LOC114177715 gene encoding G patch domain-containing protein TGH isoform X2, translated as MPELEGRFLGTTSQFDTFGFTAAEIARKQAETEQKQRPSVIPGPAPDEIVVPANESIGVKLLLKMGWSRGRTIKDSHSDALYDARRQARRAFLAFSSDDPKVKVSESESVQGDIENFPEEPVNDDAQISKSTPVYVLNPKQDLHGLGFDPYKHAPEFREKKRSRLANKGGLGFSRDSLFGLKSGKAAPGFGIGALEELDAEDEDVYATGYEFEDAYVQEVEEPSTLRLENPTKKEPKDQGDLPGFRVASNSDYKMERFEAPLIPKDFVPHHKFSGPLDLNRKSYEVTPPDTPPPEDGNLKLLIEGVANLVAKCGKLYEDLSREKNQSNPLFSFLSGGTGHEYYARKLWEAQQKHNDQTSQQLDGKMTPGLNKLTAESRGQILGEKPLEKSSQGPSSFVASTDIQLQFNLTDTFTKSTSVSELMNVEKPFKDDPAKQERFEQFLKEKYKGGLRSASSSLASDMSEAARAQERLSFEAAAEAIEKGRQGRGSKPLTPSAMDFIPGGVKQFTSGELEPKTNLQADDILRKKTYPKREEFQWRPSPLLCKRFDLIDPYMGKPPPAPRIRSKMDSLIFTSDSVKGIKMDDPVTSKKEISPLQQYTTEDITKNITENEPEGDVEVENIERPVDLYKAIFSDDSDDEGGDSGIGRVDNQEKKAEVANTALSRLIAGDFLESLGKELGIEVPPDMPYPTQKSKNIAPQKELVNEDTRIETLDSQNNEEISLNHDLRYGQHIAHEGGLSKGGTIHGNNRENSNVKTKGASTMSYKPGNHDYSSSSEEEKGRKRSSREKYDEHRKLKTPVTHRRDYSSSSSLEEEKSRKRSRHHRHKRRDAGSDSSSDDERRDRHSSRSKEKKGSSREKSRSEKHSKHRKHRKHESPDRHSRYSNEKDNSRSRSEKKRRE; from the exons ATGCCAGAAGACAGGCACGCAGAGCTTTCTTAGCATTTTCTTCTGATGATCCAAAAGTGAAGGTATCAGAGTCTGAGTCTGTCCAGGGTGATATTGAAAATTTTCCTGAGGAGCCTGTGAATGACGATGCTCAGATTTCTAAGAGCACACCG GTTTATGTACTCAACCCAAAGCAAGATCTTCATGGATTAGGTTTTGATCCTTACAAGCATGCTCCGGAGTTTAGAG AGAAAAAAAGATCACGCTTAGCCAACAAGGGGGGACTTGGGTTCTCGAGAGATAGTCTTTTTGGTTTGAAGT CAGGAAAGGCTGCCCCCGGTTTTGGCATTGGAGCTCTGGAGGAGCTTGATGCTGAGGATGAGGATGTCTATGCCACTG GTTACGAATTTGAAGATGCTTATGTTCAAGAAGTAGAAGAACCTTCAACATTGAGATTAGAAAATCCGACAAAGAAAGAGCCGAAGGACCAGGGTGATCTGCCTGGTTTCAGAGTTGCATCCAATTCTGACTATAAAATGGAAAG ATTTGAGGCTCCTCTGATTCCTAAGGATTTTGTGCCCCACCACAAATTTTCTGGACCACTTGACCTTAACCGCAAGAGCTATGAAGTTACTCCACCGGACACTCCTCCTCCAGAGGATggcaatttaaaattattaattgaaggGGTTGCTAATCTGGTAGCTAAATGTGGAAAATTATATGAGGATTTATCTAGAGAAAAGAATCAATCAAATCCACTGTTTAGTTTTCTTTCTGGAGGAACTGGCCATGAATATTATGCTAGGAAATTGTGGGAGGCACAGCAGAAACACAATGATCAGACTAGTCAGCAGTTGGATGGAAAAATGACTCCTGGTTTGAATAAGCTAACAGCTGAGAGCCGAGGCCAGATCTTAGGGGAAAAACCTTTAGAAAAAAGCTCCCAAGGTCCATCCTCATTTGTTGCGTCGACAGATATTCAACTCCAATTTAATCTTACTGATACATTTACCAAGTCTACATCAGTT AGTGAGTTGATGAATGTAGAAAAGCCTTTCAAAGATGATCCAGCAAAGCAAGAAAGATTTGAGCAGTTCCTTAAGGAGAAATATAAAGGGGGATTGCGCTCTGCAAGTTCTAGTTTAGCTAGTGATATGTCGGAGGCTGCTCGTGCTCAAGAAAGACTGAGTTTTGAGGCTGCAGCTGAGGCAATAGAAAAGGGACGACAGGGCAGGGGAAGCAAGCCTTTAACTCCATCTGCCATGGATTTCATCCCAGGTGGTGTCAAGCAGTTTACTTCTGGTGAATTAGAG CCAAAAACAAACCTGCAAGCTGATGATATTTTGAGGAAAAAAACGTACCCTAAGAGGGAAGAGTTTCAATGGCGCCCTTCACCTCTTCTGTGCAAACGCTTTGATTTGATTGATCCTTATATGGGGAAG CCACCACCTGCTCCACGGATTAGAAGTAAAATGGATTCCTTGATTTTTACATCAGATTCAGTCAAAGGTATCAAAATGGACGACCCTGTTACATCAAAGAAAGAAATCTCACCTTTGCAACAATATACTACTGAAGACATAACCAAAAATATCACTGAAAATGAACCTGAAGGGGACGTGGAAGTTGAAAATATTGAAAGGCCAGTTGACTTGTATAAG GCTATTTTCTCCGATGATTCAGATGATGAAGGGGGAGATTCTGGTATTGGGAGAGTGGATAATCAAGAAAAGAAAGCTGAAGTAGCTAATACAGCTTTGAGCCGATTGATTGCAGGTGATTTTCTGGAATCATTGGGCAAGGAACTAGGTATTGAGGTTCCTCCTGATATGCCTTACCCCACACAGAAGTCCAAGAACATTGCACCTCAGAAAGAACTTGTTAATGAAGATACAAGAATTGAAACCCTCGACAGTCAAAATAATGAAGAGATATCTTTAAATCATGATTTGCGATATGGTCAGCATATTGCTCATGAGGGTGGTCTATCAAAAGGTGGCACTATTCATGGAAATAACCGTGAGAACAGTAATGTGAAAACCAAGGGAGCCAGTACCATGAGCTATAAACCCGGCAACCATGACTATAGCAGCAGttcagaagaagaaaaaggcaGAAAGCGATCTAGTAGGGAAAAATATGATGAGCACAGGAAGCTTAAAACCCCTGTAACACACCGCCGAGATTATAGTAGCAGTTCTTCATTAGAAGAGGAAAAGAGCAGAAAACGTTCTAGACATCATCGACATAAGAGGCGTGATGCAGGAAGTGATTCATCCAGTGATGACGAAAGAAGAGATAGACACAGTTCAAggtcaaaagaaaagaaaggttcCTCCCGAGAAAAAAGCAGAAGTGAAAAACACTCAAAACACCGCAAACACAGAAAGCATGAATCTCCAGATAGACACTCTCGTTATAGCAATGAGAAGGACAATTCACGTTCCAGAAGTGAGAAAAAGCGGAGGGAATGA